The proteins below are encoded in one region of Nilaparvata lugens isolate BPH chromosome X, ASM1435652v1, whole genome shotgun sequence:
- the LOC120354343 gene encoding uncharacterized protein LOC120354343, whose product MADEEWCVVDSSDSPPAKRVHFSSACETPKRGGKGRGHSIYFPDQRVIAQGRGRGRQIVAGGVSAESSLQQTSRNSGHQAEASLILLDVTNSTQPRVVNATANNDNEAENIDPQTSSKRYDINIMSMAMDAPLLFYLLNGNDACSVIKRIIDLLCTLKAMCVKRVDIEKCFLVSLCKKTLGNVSDVVVNVDDDDSRYHLSICSYNNVFLKDAIQNASSVFDVVDTCICAQFSMQLNILYSQIKSIDFNVADVDEDDDDDKKKEKILIYILDYCMSKANLN is encoded by the exons atGGCGGATGAGGAATGGTGTGTGGTTGACAGCAGCGATTCGCCGCCGGCAAAACGCGTCCACTTTTCTTCAGCGTGTGAAACGCCAAAACGTGGTGGAAAAGGTCGGGGCCACAGCATTTATTTTCCCGATCAACGCGTCATCGCTCAGGGCAGAGGAAGAGGCCGGCAAATTGTTGCGGGTGGAGTGAGCGCGGAGTCGTCACTGCAGCAGACCAGTCGTAATAGTGGACACCAAGCTGAAGCATCATTGATTCTGCTAGACGTGACAAACTCAACTCAACCGAGAGTCGTGAACGCTACTGCTAACAACGACAACGAAGCCGAAAACATTGATCCGCAAACCTCTTCAAAGCG atatgatataaacataatgtCAATGGCAATGGATGCGCCACTGTTGTTCTATTTGCTGAATGGTAACGATGCGTGTAGtgttattaaaagaataattgatcTTTTGTGTACGCTTAAAGCGATGTGTGTAAAAcgtgttgatattgaaaaatgctttctaGTTAGCTTATGTAAAAAAACATTAGGTAATGTCAGTGATGTTGTTGttaatgttgatgatgatgatagtaggTATCATTTAAGTATATGCTCATAtaacaatgtatttttaaaagatgcaattcaaaatgcaaGCAGCGTATTTGATGTAGTAGATACTTGTATctgtgctcaattttctatgcaactaaacatactttactcgcaaattaaatcaatagactttaatgtagctgatgttgatgaagatgatgatgatgataagaagaaagaaaagatattaatttatattttagattattgcaTGTCAAAGGCTAATCTTAATTAA